In Arthrobacter sp. PAMC25284, a single genomic region encodes these proteins:
- a CDS encoding P-II family nitrogen regulator — translation MKFTAIIVIAPDDLEDKVIEHAQAAGATGVTILPGKGIGGEPKKTFFGLTFEGSESVLLMVVGSHLAAPILKELHGILVSGESSRGLAFSIPIEHLTGIDLKQVVSFEEHLRRGED, via the coding sequence ATGAAATTCACCGCAATCATCGTGATCGCACCTGATGATCTTGAGGACAAGGTCATCGAACACGCGCAGGCGGCCGGTGCGACCGGGGTGACCATCCTGCCAGGCAAGGGGATCGGTGGTGAGCCAAAGAAGACCTTCTTCGGCCTGACCTTTGAGGGGTCGGAATCTGTGCTGCTGATGGTCGTGGGGTCTCACCTGGCCGCACCGATCCTGAAGGAGCTGCACGGGATCCTTGTCAGCGGGGAGAGTTCACGCGGACTGGCGTTCTCGATCCCGATCGAACACCTGACCGGGATCGACCTGAAACAGGTCGTCAGCTTCGAGGAACATCTCCGCCGTGGGGAAGACTGA
- a CDS encoding universal stress protein, with protein sequence MNAAHRAAGISKLTGASLDLFHAVNLSGLDRLRRMTPGIPADLDERLTAQPLEEMRRLAADLSERHGAAVGVRVGIGPASVQIDAQAAALPADLMVLGDRGAGALSRLVLGSTAARMAETASCSVLIVKRPPSEPYRSVLVPVDFSSNSLPALRTALAVAPECRIALFHAYGVPFEGKLRAAGIREELLEQYRAAERTATFADMRRLCQAAGLAEHAASLVALRGPVLLRILELEKERNCDLIVMGRHGEGTPLERVFLASVTKQVLAQSQADVLISAGE encoded by the coding sequence ATGAATGCAGCCCATCGCGCAGCCGGTATCAGCAAATTGACGGGTGCGTCGCTTGACCTCTTTCACGCCGTGAATTTGTCTGGTCTGGATCGGCTGCGTCGGATGACGCCCGGAATTCCCGCAGACTTGGACGAACGCTTGACGGCGCAGCCGCTTGAAGAAATGCGACGCCTGGCCGCCGACCTGAGTGAGCGCCACGGCGCCGCCGTCGGAGTGCGTGTGGGCATCGGACCGGCCTCCGTGCAGATCGACGCGCAAGCCGCGGCCCTGCCTGCAGACCTTATGGTTCTCGGTGACCGCGGAGCGGGGGCGCTATCCCGTCTGGTCCTTGGTTCGACTGCCGCACGCATGGCCGAAACAGCCTCATGCTCAGTCTTGATCGTCAAACGACCTCCGAGCGAACCGTACCGAAGCGTCCTGGTGCCTGTGGACTTTTCCTCAAATTCCTTGCCAGCGCTCCGGACAGCCCTTGCGGTGGCCCCGGAATGCAGGATCGCCCTTTTCCACGCATACGGGGTGCCCTTCGAAGGCAAGCTCAGGGCGGCCGGAATCCGCGAGGAGCTCCTGGAACAGTACCGAGCGGCAGAGCGGACCGCAACCTTCGCGGACATGCGCCGCCTCTGCCAAGCGGCGGGTCTGGCGGAACATGCCGCGAGCCTGGTCGCGCTCCGCGGCCCGGTGCTCCTCCGCATCCTGGAACTGGAAAAGGAGCGGAACTGCGACCTGATTGTGATGGGCCGGCATGGGGAAGGAACACCGCTTGAACGCGTTTTCCTGGCGAGCGTCACTAAACAGGTGCTGGCGCAGTCCCAGGCCGACGTCCTGATCTCTGCGGGGGAATAG
- a CDS encoding CBS domain-containing protein: MLTVKDVMVSDVVTISPYSTLREALSAMKDRQVKSLVVERQHSHDSYGLLTYSELLHSVVAKEGDVDLLNVYDAATIPAITVGGDLSVRQAAALMSRYQLNRLVVVDNNQLIGLLAMNDILARLMDDLI; this comes from the coding sequence ATGCTGACCGTCAAAGACGTCATGGTGTCCGACGTCGTCACTATCTCGCCCTACAGCACGTTGCGGGAAGCGCTGTCCGCCATGAAAGACCGCCAGGTGAAGAGCCTGGTGGTGGAGCGGCAGCACTCGCATGATTCGTATGGGTTGTTGACCTACAGCGAGCTTCTCCACTCGGTGGTCGCGAAAGAAGGGGACGTGGACCTGCTCAACGTGTACGACGCCGCAACGATTCCCGCCATTACCGTGGGCGGGGATTTGTCCGTTCGGCAGGCGGCTGCCCTAATGAGCAGATACCAACTCAACCGGCTGGTAGTGGTGGACAACAATCAGCTCATCGGACTCCTCGCCATGAACGATATCCTTGCGCGACTGATGGACGACCTGATCTGA